From the genome of Variovorax sp. RA8:
ACGTTGTACACCTCGACGTTCGACGGGAAGCGCTGACGGGCTTCGTCCGCGTTCGCGCGGCCGAAGCACAGGTAGATCATCTTCTCGCGCGGGCGCGACGCGGCGTAGCCCACAGCGGTGGTGGTCTTGCCCGAGCCGGCCACGGCCTCACCGATGAGGATGTGGTCCTTGGCGTCGATGAGCCGCTGCTGGTTTTCGTCGTACTTGACCGCGCGCTTGGCCGGAGTAGCGACGCTTGGCGTGGAGACGCCGTCGGCGTCGACTGCCGCGCGAGCCGCCTGGAACACGATCGACTGCGCCCTCGCCTTCTGGTCGAACTGGAAGCGCAGCGTGCGGGCACGCTCGATGAGCGCGGCAGTCCCTCCGCCGCCCGGTTGCGCTGCCGGTTGTGGGCGAGCAGGCGCGGCAGGCTTTGCCGAGCCAGGAGGTGGGGGAAGGATCGCCATGTTGCCTTTTAGTTTTCGTCGAAATTCTCCGCAAACTCTTTAATTTGTGCGGAACTATTGCTGCGGGTTCTACTTGGTTGCGGCAACAATACTCGAAACAATCGCGACGACCGACTTTTTTTTAATCGGCGGACGCCGCGTGCCACGCGCGGCTTCATCCTTGACGGCGCAACCTCCCCTCTGCGCACAATGGTTCCATGGACAACGACATCGCCCTTTTCACCATCGACGCAGAACATTCACGCGACCTGGACGACGCGATCGGGATCGCCAGGACCGACTCCGGCTGGACGGTGCGTGTGGCCATCGCCAACCCTTCTGCCTGCGTTGCGATCGGCGGTGAAGAGGACCTCGCGGCCCGTAAACAAGGCGCGACCATCTACCGCGGTCGCCAGGCCACCAGGCCCATGCTCCCGCGCTCGATCTCCGAGGACCAAGCTACGCTGACAGCGGGTGTTCCAAGGTCAGCAGTCCTCATCGACCTCGAGCTCGACCAGGGCGGCGGGCAGGTGGGCACGCACCTTTCCCTGGGCGAGATCACGGTGTTGCAACGCCTCTCATATATGGATGTGCCGTCCATCGCGTCCGACCAGTCCCACCCGCTGCACCTGGCCATGGTGGACGCGATCGCGATTGCGCGGGGCTTCCTGAAGCAGCGGCGCGCGCGAGGCGCCCTTGCCTTCCTGGACCAGCAGCAGCTGCTTCTCACCGACGAGGAAGGGCGTGTGCAGCACTTCGCCGCCGGCGAGATGGTCGGGCACCTGCTCGTGCAGGAGATGATGATCGCGGCGAACGCTGCCATCGCCGAGCTCGCCGCCAAGAGCGACGTCCCCTTCCTATATAGATCCCACGAGCCGCGGATCTCTGCGCCCCGAGGCCTCGCCGCGGCGGAGTCCTTTGAAGCTTGGATCGCAGGCGGCCATGCCACCACGGCAGCTGCAACCGAGCGGCTCAACCTCATCGCGCAGAAGGCGCGCTACACGAGCACCCTCACCGGTCACTACGGCTTGAACGTGCCAGCGTACGCCCACATCACCTCGCCGCTGCGCCGCTACGCTGACCTGGTGGATCAACGCCAACTCGTCGCAATGATCCAGGGCAGCCCCCTGCCCTACTCGCAGAACGATCTGAACGCCATCGGCAACGAGCTGTTCGAGGCCTCTGAGGCGGTTGCTGCCGAGACGGCCGATCACTTCAAGGCTCCGGTGCTCGCCAAGGCGCGGGCCGCCCTGGAAGCGAGCGCCCAGCACGCCCTGCGCAACCTGGCCGACAACGAACTGGGCCAAGCTGTGAAGGCGGGCCTCGCGGGCACCTTTGCGCCGGCGCTCGTCGACGAGCTTCTGCGCCGCATGGCAGCCGGGACGCTAGCCGACAAGATCTCGGTTCGCTTCATCGAGGGCCGTGCCGCAGTGCCGCCGGCTATCGCCCACGGCTTCATCTTGATGGTCCGGGCGAAGCCGGCCGCGGCCGTGTCGTTCTTGCACCATGCGCGCGCCAAGAACCTGGTGAGCGATTTCGAGGTGCAGTTCGAGGAGCTTTCCGGACCAACCTTCAAGGCGACGGCCACCATGCGCGACGTGGAGCGCGGCGCGACCTACCGAGCGGTCGCCAACGACTCCAAGAAGAAGGCGGCCGAACAGGCGGCTGCGGTGCTGGCGCTTTGCGATCTGATGGGTGTCGCCCGGCCGGCGCCCAGTGCTGAAGACGAAGCGCCTGCGGTGGCGCCCACCCCCACAACCCCTCAAGAGCCCCCTGCTCCCGCGCTGGCTCCCCTGACCGGCAATCCGAAGGGAGCACTGCTGGAGTACTGCCAGAAGCACAAGCTGGGAACGCCGACGTTCGAGAGCACCTTGGCCGGCCCGTCGAACGCACCTGCGTTCGTCTGCACGGCCGAACTCGCCCTCGGCGAGGAATCCCTCTCGGCACGCTCCGATCCGGCGCCGGCGAAGCGCCGCGCTGAAGGTCTCGCTGCCGAGGCGCTTCTCGTGCAGTTGGTGCTGCGCCTGGCGCGCGCCAACCAGGCCGAGCCGCCGGTGGCGCCGCCCGCGCCCGCGCCCGAGGTAGCCTCGGCCGAGGCGGGCACGGCCCCAGCGCCGGCACCGTCGGCCATCGATCGCGGCCGCTCGATCCAGCGGCTCCAGGAATATGTGCAGAAGGCCGGGCGGCCGCTGCCCGCCTACGAGTTCGTGGAGATGTCAAAGACGCCGAGCGTGTTCGAGTGCGCGGTTCGCCTCGACCTGGCAGGCGGCACGCTCGAGGCGCGCGCCACGGGCCCCTCGAAGCAGGCGTCAAAGGGTGCCGCCGCCGTGCTCGCGCTCGGACAGCTCGCCGCCGCCGCCCCCGCTTGATCCCCGTGGCCGGGGATTCTTGCGCTCTTTGTTGCGTAGCAAAACAATAAGCGCAGCAAAGACGCCCTGGTGCGGCCACGGCGCTCTCCCAGGGCTCGTGCCGCCAGCTGGTCAGACACCTCGACCTGACCGAGAGATCGCCCTGCCCCGCCCTCCTCCACTGCATGTCGACTCAGCGGACGACGCTTAGCCGTCGCTTTGATGCTCCGCGCAACAATGCTGCCTCCTGCAGCTGGCGAGGGAATGCTTCAGACCTCGCTTGCCATGATCGATCGATCTACTTTTCGGCGGTTCCGGTGGGCTCTTAGACGCCTCCTTTGTTGCGCGTATTGTTGCGCCGAGCAACAATGATCAAAACAACCGAGGCGATCTCGCGCGCGTCGAGGCCGCCCGCACATGGATGGGCAATCCTCCGCGGATTCGTCCCAACCGAACATGGATTCCACCCGAACTGGTTCACTGGGGGGCTTTCCCTAAGATTAAGAAAATCCGTACGTTTCAATCCTGCCTGGGTCGATGCGACCGGACCGCCCTGCCCTGGCCTGGACGGCGATGACAGTCGACCAAAGCCGCGAGCACAAGCACGGCACTGGATGCACAAGCCCTGACGACAAAGGCCCCGACGACCTGGCACGTCGGCACCCTGTGTCCAGGATCTAATCGGGCTGGGATCGCCTGGCCACCAGGATCATCTTTGTTGCGCTCTTTAGTTCGCAGCGCAACAATGTTCGAAACAAATAAATCTGTCCTAACAGGCGCTCATCGGCTTCGCACATTTGCTCGCGCAGACCGCCCGCACATGGATGGGCAATCCTTCGCGGATTCGTACAAACGAACATGGATTCCTCCCGAACGGCTTCCCCGGGGGGCTTTCTCTTAGATAAAGAAAATCCGTACGTTTCCCGATCGAACGTCATCCCCGAGGAGTGAGCCTTGCCGCGGGTCGGTGCACGTCATTGCGGTCGGACTGCAGCGCGATCTCGCACTCATAGAGAACGCCCGCCAGGCAGTACATGAACTGCCACCGAGCGCCAGGCGGCCGCGGCGCGCCGGTTTCGTCGTAGTAGACGATGATCCCGGCGTCACGCAGATCCCGCAGGGCGAACTCCGCAACCAACGCGCTGTCGAAGGCGTCGGCCTTGAGCGTCACCACCCGCGCGGCATCGTCGTACTCGACCTCCTCGATCTCCAGATCCATCAGAGACGAAAAGGAGTGCTTGTAGCGGCACGGGCCCGGCCGCGGTTGGAAGGCAGGTTGTGGCGTGGTGGTCGTGGTGGTCATCGATGTGTCCTGTCTTTGCTGGACCATTTGAGCACGCCGGGGCCACACCGGGCCGCTCGACTATTCGAGCCGGAGTGCTCCGTCGGGCAGCTCGCCGCCCAGGCTGAACTCCAGCAGCTGGTCCGCCGTCGGCTCCTCGTAGTGCTCGCGCGTTGCCAGCCACTTGAAGAACGTGTGCTTGGCCGACTTGGACTCTACGCCCTGCTCTGCCCATGCCCGAGCGATCGCCGGCAGCATCCGCGGAACCTCCTCCTCTTCGAACTGCTGACGCAGTTCGGCTTGCCGCACGGGCGTGAGCTTTGTGCGGTAAACAGCTTCGGCTTCGCGGGCGAGCGCGCGCACCCAGTCTGCCACGAGGTCGCTGCGGGACTTCCTGACGGACGGCGACGCCTTTCTCTCCGGTGCCGGGGCGGGTGAGTCGCTGCCCACGGACGGCACCTTTGAGCCGTTGTCGGCGTGGCCAAGCGCAGCGTTTGAGTTTGCATA
Proteins encoded in this window:
- a CDS encoding RNB domain-containing ribonuclease — translated: MDNDIALFTIDAEHSRDLDDAIGIARTDSGWTVRVAIANPSACVAIGGEEDLAARKQGATIYRGRQATRPMLPRSISEDQATLTAGVPRSAVLIDLELDQGGGQVGTHLSLGEITVLQRLSYMDVPSIASDQSHPLHLAMVDAIAIARGFLKQRRARGALAFLDQQQLLLTDEEGRVQHFAAGEMVGHLLVQEMMIAANAAIAELAAKSDVPFLYRSHEPRISAPRGLAAAESFEAWIAGGHATTAAATERLNLIAQKARYTSTLTGHYGLNVPAYAHITSPLRRYADLVDQRQLVAMIQGSPLPYSQNDLNAIGNELFEASEAVAAETADHFKAPVLAKARAALEASAQHALRNLADNELGQAVKAGLAGTFAPALVDELLRRMAAGTLADKISVRFIEGRAAVPPAIAHGFILMVRAKPAAAVSFLHHARAKNLVSDFEVQFEELSGPTFKATATMRDVERGATYRAVANDSKKKAAEQAAAVLALCDLMGVARPAPSAEDEAPAVAPTPTTPQEPPAPALAPLTGNPKGALLEYCQKHKLGTPTFESTLAGPSNAPAFVCTAELALGEESLSARSDPAPAKRRAEGLAAEALLVQLVLRLARANQAEPPVAPPAPAPEVASAEAGTAPAPAPSAIDRGRSIQRLQEYVQKAGRPLPAYEFVEMSKTPSVFECAVRLDLAGGTLEARATGPSKQASKGAAAVLALGQLAAAAPA